CGCCTGATCGAAATTAAAAACGGAAAGCTTGCCAGCTATAGAGGAAGCTACGATTTCTACTTGGAAGAGCAGGACAGGATTCTGAAAAGACAGCTGAAAGCTTACGAAGCTCAAGAAGAGGAAAGGGCAAGCCTGAAGCAAAAAATCAAGGCGGTTACCTTTTCCAAAGGAAAGCCAGCTCCTCCGAAAGACCGCAACATCATGGGGGCCTACGACAAAAGAGGCGAGAAGCATCAGAAGTCGCTGCAGCATAAGCTCGATGCAATGAAAGGGCGCCTCGAGGAAATCGAGTCCAATCTTCTTCCCCACCCAAGGCCCAAAAGCATCAAAGGCCTCAAATTTGGCGAATCGCCTTTGGCATCCCCCGTTGCTATCGAATTGGAACATGCGGGCAAGGCATATGGGAATAAAATCTTGTTTTCCAACCTCTGCAAGAACATCTGCAAAGGAGACAGAATTCTTGTCACAGGTCCGAATGGATGTGGGAAAACGACTCTTTTGAAAGCGATTGCTGGAATCATCCCACTGGATGAAGGAGGCATCCGCTCAGCGCCTACTGCAAAAATCGCTTTCCTAGACCAGGAAGTCGAGCTGCTGCCTATGGATCAAACACCCCTTCAATATTTTGAAAGCCGGTTTATCCTCTCTGAAGAAGACTTAAGGCGCGAACTTCATAAAGCAGCCTTGGGTGGAGCGGATTTGCTGAGGCGTCCATTTTCCACACTGAGCACAGGGCAAAGAAAGCGGATGATGCTGCTAGCCCTCGTTCTGGAAAAGCCCAGCATTCTCTTATTGGATGAGCCGACGAACCATCTTGATTTCATGACCTTGGAAGCCTTTGAAAAGTCCCTTCTCGAGTTCGAAGGCGCCATTGTAGCAATATCGCACGATGCCACCTTTATTGAAAAAATTGCTACCCAGGAATGGAAACTTGGAATTGGATAGATTTGTCGATTTTTTATTTTAAAAAATTCACTATAGGGCTTCTATCGGCTCGTCCTGAAAAGCAGCCTCCCATGTAATGAAAGTTCGGCCCAAGAAAACGAACCAGTCCCGTGTTGTTTAGCGGAAGCAGCATATCCCGCTCCGGTGTACGGTCGATCTGTTCCCCTAACCTTTTTAATCGTTCACTGAAAGTCTGGGTCTTCACCTTGCATAATCAGTCTGCAGGTATCCCTAGACAATTGCTGGGAAAAGAGGATATATGTTTCGACCATTTTTTCTTTTTCTGAAGTTGCTAATTTAGGAGAACATCGAATTTCTTCAATGATCGAATGATGTTTAGTGGGTGTTAACTCGATTAACATACATACTTCTAGATTGATTAACCAACCATAATAAGCCTAGATCGACTAACTTGAGCATATACATTTCATATTCTTCAATCTTCTCTTTTGGCAGATCCAGGCTTTGCAACCAGGCTTCAATTTCAGCACCAATGGGTATTTTGGAGAGTTCTTGTTGAAAAGTTTCAATGGCTTGTACTAATTGATCTTTGGCCCTAGGCTTTCTATTTTATGGGAAGCACTCTCGATATCATTTTTGGCAACAGGCAAACCTATGTCAATGATGCCTTTACCACCAAGGCCTGGAATGGCTGTACTACCGATATGCTCAATATCAAGGCATTCGTTGTTGAGAACATTCAGAATTCTTAATTTTTCCTTTAAAAATATTCCTGGAAAAAGATCGCTATTGGGTTTGTAAACATATTTTTGTTTCATATTATTGAATCACAATTCTTTTTTTAAAAAATACATTTTTGAGTTCTTTTGATAACCCTCACGCACAAATTCAATTGTATATCCAAGCTTTTGGTAGAAGGGTAAAGCTTCCCAATCCATAGTATTCACAGTTGCAAAGCTACAATCTTCCTGTTTGCCTAAAGTTTCAGCTTGTTGCATTAATTTGGTGCCCCAGCCTTTGTTTCGTAACTTACTACTTACCCAAAGCATATCTACATAAAGGCAACCGTAATAGGCGATGCCATTAACTCCTCCCAAAATTTCCTTTTGGCTATTTTCTATACTGAAACAAAAAGTGCGAATGGGATTTAGCCCTTTTACTCTTCCAGCCTCTTCGTTAATGCCATTAAATAAGATATCTTCACATTCGAGAGCGGATGTGTCGTTTCTTGGTACTAATGCAAAATCTTCCTTCACAAATTTTTCTCCAACGATTTAGAAGCATAGACTTCAATTAAGTTATCGATGTTATTAGATGGTTTAGTTCGTTGGAAATCAATACATAGCTGTTCATCATATGTTTTTATATGTTTGATATAAAACCCTACGCTTTTTAGAAAGTCACAGATTGAATCTTCGCTATGAAAGTACCTGTTATAGGTGTCTCCATTTTTTGAGGTGTAGGTGGTCATCCCATTTTTAGGATTATAATAACCCTCCTGAGCTTCCAAACAAGCTGCTGAGCGAACTATAACAAAAATCCTTCCAGTCGATTTTAAAATTCTATGGAGTTCTTGTAGAGCATTTTGGAGATCAGGCTTGGGGAGGTAGTGAAGAACTAATCGGGCATAGACAAAATCAAAAGATTCATCGGCGTAAGGAAGAGGTTTTGCGATGTCTTCAATTTTTACTTTTATCCTATCAGATAATGAAGCTTGCTCAATCTGATGCTGTGCAAAATTTGCACCTTCAAGCTCAATATTTGTTGCTAAAATATGTCGATTTGGAAGGGCTCTTGCCATTCGAATTTCCGCTATTCCTCCTGTAGACATACCGACACTATAAATATTTTCTTCCTGATTAGAAATGAGTGATAACCCATGATTTTCGCTATTAGAATTCATCGATTTAACCTACATGAATACGTTGTTTTAGCCAGGAGCCTTCTTTCAAGTAAAATTGGTACCGATGGCTCTTTGTGTATTCGCTTTCCAGATGTAACGCTTCCCAAAAAGAGGGAACTGCACAAGCTATCCTAAATGTATTAGGAGTTTCTTCTGGAATGATTAAATCATCAAACTCGCAGTAGGCTTCTTCTATTTTGTGTTTGAGATCATAAATTTTCTTTACATCAGAACGTACCATATTCCAGTATCGTTTAGCTGTCTCATATGCAGATTCTGAGGTATCAAGAACTAGCTGAACTGAAACAATAATTTGTAAAAGTTTGCTTTCATTCACGATATTGATAAATATTTGCGGTTGATTTACAAATTCTTTCCATTTGTTTGACCCTGTGTGAGTAAGGAGAATAGGACAGCCATCTTGATTAAATTCATAGATACGCATTGTGCGAATACGTGGACAGTGATTTTGTATAGTAGCAACTGAGCCAAATAATGGCTTTTCTGGATAAGCGAAGAGATCTTTAAATAGTTCGACAAGCTCTATTGGCAAATAAAGTGTGTATTTCATTGAAACCTTCAAAAAGAATTTTAATCCTTATTAGATTTTGATTTTTCATTTAAAGCTTCTTGAAATTCAAAAAGAGTGTATAAATATTGCCCATTATTATCCCCTAAAGCAAAAGCAAGCACGAAATCGTCAGTATTGGTAAAGAGAGCATCCGGCCATCTCTGAATATTATCAGGCAGCCGAATACGAGCTAGGGTTAGATATGGACGATACAAGTTATCACTATCATCAAGTATAGTAAAGCTTGACTTGAAATGCAGTTTAAATCGTGCCAAATGAACTGAATTGTCAGGAATTAAACAGGATTAAGTGTGAAATGTGCAAAAGGAGTGGAATCCTGACAAAAGTTCTGAGATAATGCCATGTGAATTATGTGTATGGCGAGTATGCCAAAACAAACCCTGTTGATTCCAAGCGAGTTAAAAAAGTGGGGCAACTTGGACTTGAACCAAGGACCAGCGGGTTATGAGGGAGGGGGACTTCGCTTATATCCAGTACCATCCAACCTAAATCAGCTCGATGATAGCCTATTCTTGAATGAAAAGTCCACCGGTTTTTGTTGGTTAGTGTCGGTGCAATATACAAAACAGTGCACTTTTTTGCACCGCTGAAATGAAGGTGTGTTAACTTAGATTGGCGATTTTTTCAATTTCCGCTTTGAGTTCCTCGTCGGATACTTGAGCATCTGTAAATTCAACTATTTTTTTAGCAATTTTAAAGACAGCTTCGACAAGATCGGTAGAGACTTCTTCGCGGCTTACTTCCACTTCAAATGAAATCTTAGGGGCGGAAATCTCCGTTGCTCTAAAAAAAGGCACTGGATGGTCTAGCGGGAGATAGACTTTTCTACATGGAATTCGTTCATAAGTGTTTGAGATAAGTATTTGAATTTTGAATTCGCTCGTCTTAGGGCATAAATCCGAAGCATTGCCCTAAGAATCCCACCGCACGATAAACAGTTAAAAATGCTTGTAGAATTAAAAATGGCTTACCAGATCTATTTGTGTCATAAGCAGAGGTTAGCTCTTCCCGATAGGTTACTAGCCCTGAGACCATCATACCAAAAACTGAATCCAAATCCCCATCAGCATAACGTTTGCTAGAGGCAAGGATAATGCTTCCGCCGCTGAGATCATATGATCCCTTTCTGATCTCAAAATCGGGGCAAGGAAAGGACCAACCTCCATGGAAGAAACAAGATCTACTTAATTTACTCTGAAGGGTTTTAGCATCGAAAAGATTTTTTTCATAATTAGAGGGATGAATCACGATCTGAAGAATGGGATCTGACAAGGGCGGAAGTGTTGTAAGTTCTTTGTCAAGTAGGTCCTTTTCTCTTTGCCAATTTTGCAGAGATTCGCGTTTTGCTAAAGGGTCAACTGTTTTTTCCTGAGCATACCGGCCAATCAAAGCACTGATAGCTGATGTAAGTTTTCCCCCACTCTTTAGAACAGCCCTATCGATTAAATCAGGCATGTCCTGTTCGGTCGAAATCTCGCAAGTTTGAGCGCTTCCTGTTTTACTCCTAATATATATAGCACCTGAGCGCAGAATCAGCCCTTTCTCGCCGTTAATTGAGAGATTTTTTGAACAGATTATAGGTATTTCTGAAAATTCCTTTACGTGAATGATGATGGCTTTTGTACCTTCTGGGGACATCCCTGAATATACGCTAAATGTTGGTTCAGGCTTGCCATGTGATTTTACTTTGTCATGCACTTTGGTACCATCGAAAGACTTGATTATTTCGTCACTGCAACCTACAGCTTCCTTTGTTCCGTCCTTCTTTCCAATAATAATGAAACCGCCTCCTTCTCGATTTGACATGCCCAGTATATCTTTTATGAGACCATAGACTTGTTTTTGGGAAGTTGAATCCAAAGAAAAGGGTTCTTTGAAATCTACTCTATCTTCAGGTTGATCCCAAAGTTCTGCAAGTAACGCATCGTAATCAGTCATAGCTAAGCTCTTGTCAAGAATTGTCATACACACCAAATTTGAAGAAATCATCCGGGATTATATCATTTCTTTGTTTCTTGATTGATAAGTAATGCGCATTTATCGAGTAGGCTCGACGAGCAACATAATTGAATAGATCAACGCCTCTCTGATTTCACTTTGTGTTAGATTCTTTGGACGCTTTATCCAAAAGGCTAACAATAGCCTTTTCGGGAACCGGCTTGTAGTTCCAGACTTCTACACAAAGGTTCAGTTGGTTGGAGATGATTTTACTTGGTCTTTTATTGTGAACGTGACCATGCAATTGAAAGTGGTTTGGAGGGCTTTCTGTTGGGATATAGATTAATTCAACAACATGCCTGCCAATTTTCAGGAAGGCCGATTCCAAAACAATGGCAAATCCTACGCGATGCATCCAATTTGAGTTTCGATCATGGTTGCCTCTAAGGCAGACTTTTTGACCGTTCAGTTGTGTACAAATTGAATGAAGGTGATCGGCATCGCCTAAGCCAAAATCCCCGAGAAAATAGACCTGATCATTCATGCTAACGCAATTATTCCAATTTGCAATTAGGCTATGATCCATCTCTTCAACTGTAGCAAAGGGACGATTTGCATATCGGATGAGGTTTGTGTGGGAGAAGTGAGTATCAGCAATAAACCATTTTTTCATGGCTCACCTGATTCGCAAAGACTCGTATTAATTTTCAACCAAGTGTTGATCAATGCTATGACGTCTTTGATTCTGTAAGGAATCTTGTCTTTTTTCGAAGAAAACGTCTTTTCATGGTAATTTTGCCAGGCAGATTGCAGTACTTCTGCTGCTTCAGCATCAAGTTGAATGGGCAATGATTCAATCTGTGTCTGCCGATGTAGAAATACTGCTTTAACTACTTTTTCGGTATAGCCTCTATCCAAACAACCCTCTAAAGAAATTAGAGAAATAAGATCGTGAAAATCTTTCATTCGCGAGTTACCAATGCCTCGATGCACAACGGTTTCGAGTTTCTCCGCAAAAATAAATTCCTTTGGGTAGGATCGTACCTGGATTTGACTTTCAAATAGAGGGCCTTTTGATGTAGCTGTTAGGTTCAGTGAATGGCTAATAGGCTCAACAATATCACCAAAACCTAGATCGATTTGAATATAGGATTGCGGACTACCTAATTTTGCTAATAGCAACACCTCTATTCCTGTGTAGTCCATGTGGGGATGTGGTAAATTGCCGATTTTGACTTTTTCAAATTCAAACCCATCTGAAAGGCTGATGCGGCAAATATCATCAAAAGCTTTTCCAAGAAACTCCTCGCTATTTTTAAGCCGTTCAACAAGAAAATCTAAGTCTTTGGTTTCTCTCCCTATGGGAATGTACCTTGCTAGAAGAGTTCCTCCTTTTAGAATGAAATTCGTCTTGTACTTGGATTGACAGAGACGTGCCAAAAAGCGTTCTAAAATCAGATTGTGCCAAACTTCTTCAAATGTTAGATCTCGTTCTTTTGCAACGACTTTAAGCCTCTCTTTCAAGGATTGCTTTAGAGATTTGTTCATGTTGTCAGGGCCATTACATAAGGGTAAATATTCATACGCAGCTTTTTAGCATATTTTAAAAGTTTTTCGAGATTCGGTTTGGGCTCTCTTTGCTTTAGATATGCCTGCAATGCTTTCAGGGCAATTTCATGACTAAGATGTCGAAAAGCATCTACAACCGTCCTCTCCCTATCAAATATTTTCAGACGATCTTCTCCCACTGTGATTTCCGTTTGTCCCAATTCGATATTTCTCATGCGAATGATACGCGTCTTGGGTCTTTTTGGACTCTTTAATGCATGGGGTACAGCAATCCAAAACTCTCGCATGATTTGATCGGTTAAACCGTAATAGCAAAGAGCGGAGATGAGACAGATCACCCCATTTGGTATGCTCATGGCTACTAGGGCAAGATCTTCCCATCGGAAATCAATATCTACTTCAGCAGCTCCTCCTTTATAAATACCCCGGCTGATTCGCTCAATAAGTCCTCTTTTACAAAAATGCGCGAGCATACGAGGAGGAATTCCAGCCTCGCGAGCTTCATTTGCCGTAAAAACCGCCCTTTCGGCAAGCCTTTCAATTATCTGATCATATTTTGACTTTCTCATACCCTACGCGTAACACAAGCACCCAAATATGTCAATTGGGTTCTTTTATTACATAATAGAGAAGCCTATTATCCGCATTGATTTTAATAAGCAAGGGTCTTTGTTATTAGCGTATTAACTCAGAAAAATCGTCCTCTAGGCTAATCGGTACAGAATTGCCTTTTAGATGGGCTGATAAGAAGCTTTCAATTGCTGCAAATAGTTTTCGTTGATTTTTAGGTTTCGCAATAACATGACCTTCATCTAAAAATACTACGTGAGTAACAGGCAAGTGATGCTCTCGCATAATTTGAACCATTTTTTCACCTTTACATTCATCAAGATCATTAACTCCATCAATAACCATCAAAGGTTTGGTAATCTTATTAATATGACAAAGTGGTGAACGGGATTTTAAAAATTCTTCTTCTTTGCCAAAATATCTATGCCACCAAGAGCTTCCTACTCCCGACATTTTACCTACCATTTCAACTAGATCAGTTGGGCCCGCAAGGTCAATTCCGCAGCAAAATTCATCAGGCGTAAATATCAATCCTGCTAAAGTATTATATCCACCAAAACTATGACCCATAATCGCTACTCTTGTAGGATCAATATATCCTTTCTCTATTAGCCAGTTTTTTCCATCAATTAGATCTTGAGATATCTTGCCTCCCATCTCTAAAAAGCCAGCGTGCATATATTTCTTGCCGTAGCCACTCGAACCTCTGTAGTTTACTTGAAGAACTGCATATCCTCTATTAGCAAGTGCTTGGACCATAGGGTTAAATTCCCAATAATCTCGAGCCCAAGGTCCTCCATGAACAAGAATAATTGCGGGTAAATTTTTTGCTTCAATAGATTGAGGTAATGTCAAATAGCCAAAAATCTTCATTCCATCTTGAGCGCTGAAATTTATTGAAGTAGTGTCATTCAATAAGTAATGGCCAATGCTTTCATTCTCACTAAATAGAGGCTCAACAGCTTGTGTTTTCACATCGTATACAAAATAGTGAGGTGGACACTTATCTGATTCGTGAAGTACAAGCCATACATGGCTTGATAAATCTGTTGCTAAAATTCTAATTATACCTGGATAAAGGTTTTGTAAAACTTTCAAAGCCGTAGAGGAGTTTGGATCGATAGCAATTTGTTCGAATTTTTCTCTTATAATAGCTGCAAATTGAATAGTGGAATTTTCTTCTGAAAAGATATTTGCTGAACAAAAGTCATATTGAGGATCTTCAGCAAGAATTTCATAATTTCCTGTATGCAAATTTACTTTTAGCAAACGGACTGTGTCATTCTGTAAATCAGAAAGTAAGTATAGTTCTGAATTATCCTTAGAAAATCCTATAAAGGGGCTTGTAATTCCATCTTTATTTCCATCTCTTCCCTTGCTAATAAGATGTCGCCAATTTTTATTATCTTTAACGGTTATGTGCACTTGGTTATCTTCGGTTGTAGATAAGATGCAGGAGAGGTTAAGCTCATTATCTATACCCCAAAAAGCTACGTTACCAGGATTCTCCGAGTAAAGGGTCATTTCACCTGTTTCTAAATTGATTTTATGAAGACCCGGGCATTTATAATTCTTTTTTTGATCTTCATTAAGATTCATGGGAAACAATTGAACAATTATATTATTCGGATGCTGGAGATGGTAAGCAATAATTTTTGTAAAAATATTGTTTAAAGGGGTGAGGTCTTTAATTTGTCCTGTTTCAATTTGGATTTGATACAAATGGACATTAGCATTCATATTCTCATCATTGGCAATCAAAATATATTTGTTATCGAATTGCCAACGCATTTCTCTAATTCCATCTGAATTTTTATAAGGAATAATTTTTTTTACATTCTTAGTGCTGAATAACTCTTTAATCCACAAATAAGAATTTCCAAATTCATCTGGGGCTACATACGCTACAAATTGACCATTCGGAGATAGGCTTACACAACGCTTGGTTTTTTGTTGAAATAAGACTGAACGGGGTATAAGGCTTGAAACACGTTTTTCATTGTTGGTAACTTGATTGCTAAAGGCTATACACGGAATAAGGATTAAACATGAATAAATTAATTTATTTATAATTTTCATATGGTCCTCTTGATGCTTTTGTTTAGAAAATGAATATACTCATGAAACAAGTTAATTACCAGTACGTTATGTAAAATTGCACTACTTCATTTATATCCATTGTTTAGCTTCCTTATTGGAAGCCCCATCTTTAGCTGCTAGAGTAGCAAAGGTATGACGCAGATCATGAAAACGGACTTGGCTAATACCAGCTTTTTTCAAAGCGACATTCCAAGACTTTTTAGGATCTAACCGTCCAAATGCTGTACGGCTTGCAAAAACTCTTAATTTATGTGGATCACGTGTTTGATACAGTTTTCTGAGTTCTTCGATAACCGGATCTTCAAGAGGAATGCTTCTTGGTTTTCCATTTTTTGTCTCTTTGAGGTATGCCAGCTTATTTTCAAAATCAACATGTTGCCATTCAAGATTGAGTGTCTTGCACCAGTGGTAATAGCTATAAGGACAATGCAGTAAAGATAAGGAGAACGACTTTGTTGACAAGCATCCAGCAATCGATCTGTTTCATCATCACTTAAAATTCGGTCTCTTCCCGGATTTTCCTTGAGCTTCATTAAATGCATGCAAGGACTCTCATGAATCCATCGAAGTTGCTTAACCGCATAGGTAAAACAAGCTGAAAGACTTGCTAGATAACGATTCACAGTGCTTGAAGTGCGTTTTTTGCCTTGATGGGTTGAAGTTTCAAGTAAAACTTGTCTTTCCTTTCCTAGGAATTCGGAGGTGAGATGAACGAGTGCATATTTGCCAAATCGTTCACGCCAATAGTTTAGATGACGCAGAGTATCATCTGCTGAACGATGATGCTCGAGCGCTCCATCATTCACATATCGATCAACTAAATCGTTAAAGGTATATTGTTTTTTGTTGGCCAAATTTGAATTGACCTTGCTTGATGCGATTCTTGGTTTCCTTTTCCCAATCTTCTGCTTCTTGCTTACGCTCGAAAGTTTCACAGATTGGAGGGTAACCTTTAATACGAATGACGGCTCGCCATGTGTAGCCATTCTTGAGCTTTCTTTTGAAAATAGAAGTAAACCACCTACCAAAAATCAATTGTTTATTGATTCAGGTCGGGTGGTTCTCCCTCTTATGCAGGGACCGACTGGTAAAATTGTTTTTCAGTGCACCATTTTTGCACCGTTTCAATTATAAGCGCGATGTGTAGCCTATCTCATAGCGGTGGTTTTTTCACTTATTCCCTAGTAAATCAAGGGTTTAAAAAAGTGGGGCAACCTGGACTTGAACCAGGGACCAGCGGGTTATGAGTCCGCAGAGTTCCCTCACTTCACAGCAGTTATTCACTGCTCACAGCAAAAGGATAGCATGAACATAGTCTAAAGTTCAATTGTCAAGTGATGTGATTTGTTAATGAAAATAAGGTGGTACTGTGCCATCAGTGTGCCAGCAAATTCCTGATTTCAAAACCTAATAATTATTGCGTTGGCGGTTTTTCTTAGGTAAAATGCTTCTTCTGATTACTCGTATTGAATTTCTCAAGGACATTCTTTTTGATTAAATTTCTTACTCTCACGATTATGTTTACAGGGAATTAGCTAAATATGAAGCAAATCATCAGGCATGGGGCTTATGGAATTGTAATTCAAGGCTCTAAAATTCTTCTGACTCAGAAAAAATCAGGACCATATAAAGGGTTGTGGGGTTTGCCTGGAGGAGCTATTGAATTTGGAGAAACGCCAGAAGAGACTTTAAAACGTGAACTGATGGAAGAATCTTGTATAGAGGTCTCTAAACTAGAACTTTTAACTGTCGCAACTTCTACTGGTAATTATCACGATAACGATATTCCATACAGTTTTCATCAAGTGGGTCTTTTATATAAAATATTAGATTGGAAGGAACGATTTGAAGTTTTACCAGAAGAGGAAAATTATTGGTTTGAATTAGCTAACATTCCTCAAAAAGAATTAACTCCTTTTGCTCTTCAAGCAATTTCTATTCTGCCACAAAATCAAGTATGGCGGCCTCCTAATAAAATTCGAGGTAAAGTCATTGGTCTTGCTAAGCATGATAATAAATTACTTGTTTTTGAAGTACTTGATGACCAAGGAAACTTAAAAGGATGGTGCCCGATTGGAGGTGGCATTGAATTTGGCGAAAAAGCAGAAGATGCTTTAATTCGAGAAATTAATGAAGAACTTAAGTGTAATGTCACAATCACAGGAAAACCTATAGTTTACGAAAATATTTTTGAACATCATGGCAGTATAGGTCATGAAATTATTTTTGCATTTCCTATTAAACTCAGTGAAGAAAACATTTATAGTAATACTCGATTTCAAATTCGTGAAGAAAGAGGAAGTACTCACTGGGTGGAATGGATTCCAATTGAAGAGTTTGAAAAAAGTGAAGCCATTTTGTTTCCTTCGATATTAATAAACAAACTTAAAGAGTTGTCATAAGTTGTGTCACAAGTTTGTCATAAGTTGCGACAGGAATTTGTCACAAGTTTATCATATAGCGGCGGTCATTGGTTGAGCCTTCTACCTTTAAAAGCCCTATTTCAAGCAAATGTTTTAATTCTCGTTGTAGGGTTCTTTTACTTGTTTCAGGAAAAAGAAGTTGAAACTCTTTAATAGAAAATCCTTTTTCATCTAGAGCTTGTTCAAGAGCTCCTTTTTCTCTTTTAGAAAGTTGATGTTGAATGCTCAGAATGTCTAGTTTCATCACTTGTTGGCCACGATTTTGAACTTCCTGTAGCTGAGTCGCTAATCCATTCACAAAATACTCTAACCAAGAAGTCATATCCATATCGTTTTCTCGGACGGATTGAATCGCTTTGTAGTAATTTGAACGGTCTCTATCATAATATTCGCTAATCGTAAAAAGGCGTTTAAAATCATAACCTGTTTTGTAAAGATAGAGTGTTGAAAGCAAGCGTGCTGACCGTCCGTTGCCATCTAGAAATGGGTGAATGTGTACAAGCTGAAACTGAGCTATTCCAGCAATAAGGACAGGGTTAATTTCTTGCTCAGTTTTTAGCCATTCTACTAGCTCTGTCATCATAAGAGGAACTTCAAAAGCTGAAGGCGGGGTATAAATAATTTCCTTCGTTTTAGAATTGGCAACGTAGTTTTGTATCTTTCTGTATTCCCCTGGAGTTGCAGAATTTCCTCTAACACCTTCAACAAGTCTTTTGTGAATTTCTCGAATGAGTCCTTCTCGTATAGGCTCTCCACTACCTAAATAATCTGCAACTAAATCAAAGGCTCTCTTATAGTTCAAAAGCTCTCTAACATCTTCAGGGTCAGCATTCTCTATTTCATGTCCAGTTAAAAGTTGTTCAGATTGGTCCAGGGTTAGGTGAGTACCCTCAATATGTGTTGTATAGTGAGCTTCTAAAATTAGAGTTTTAGCCTGCATTTTAGCAATCCATTCATCTGACAGCCGTGCAGCTTCTAAAAAACCCCTTGTGCGCTCTATTTTTACAAGTGCAGCGGTAATACTATTTGTGATATTGAATTTTGGTAGAAATGGCATGGCTCTCATCTTGTGACATTTTTAATAAAATTATGTCATAAGATGATGCGGTTGTCAAGGATTATAAATGAAAATTCAAATATTAGGCGTCTTTGAACCCAATTGCATTCCAAAAAGCTGATAGTTCAGGCTAAGCGATAATGAATGAGAGTCATTCCTTCTTTTTGTTCTATAAGTAGAATGGAGATTTTTCCTATTTCTGAGCTATTACGTACTTGTGTTCCTCCATCTGCAACACTACCGTCGATTATCCAACCACACTCTTTAA
This window of the Parachlamydia sp. AcF125 genome carries:
- a CDS encoding S9 family peptidase; its protein translation is MKIINKLIYSCLILIPCIAFSNQVTNNEKRVSSLIPRSVLFQQKTKRCVSLSPNGQFVAYVAPDEFGNSYLWIKELFSTKNVKKIIPYKNSDGIREMRWQFDNKYILIANDENMNANVHLYQIQIETGQIKDLTPLNNIFTKIIAYHLQHPNNIIVQLFPMNLNEDQKKNYKCPGLHKINLETGEMTLYSENPGNVAFWGIDNELNLSCILSTTEDNQVHITVKDNKNWRHLISKGRDGNKDGITSPFIGFSKDNSELYLLSDLQNDTVRLLKVNLHTGNYEILAEDPQYDFCSANIFSEENSTIQFAAIIREKFEQIAIDPNSSTALKVLQNLYPGIIRILATDLSSHVWLVLHESDKCPPHYFVYDVKTQAVEPLFSENESIGHYLLNDTTSINFSAQDGMKIFGYLTLPQSIEAKNLPAIILVHGGPWARDYWEFNPMVQALANRGYAVLQVNYRGSSGYGKKYMHAGFLEMGGKISQDLIDGKNWLIEKGYIDPTRVAIMGHSFGGYNTLAGLIFTPDEFCCGIDLAGPTDLVEMVGKMSGVGSSWWHRYFGKEEEFLKSRSPLCHINKITKPLMVIDGVNDLDECKGEKMVQIMREHHLPVTHVVFLDEGHVIAKPKNQRKLFAAIESFLSAHLKGNSVPISLEDDFSELIR
- a CDS encoding NUDIX domain-containing protein, whose protein sequence is MKQIIRHGAYGIVIQGSKILLTQKKSGPYKGLWGLPGGAIEFGETPEETLKRELMEESCIEVSKLELLTVATSTGNYHDNDIPYSFHQVGLLYKILDWKERFEVLPEEENYWFELANIPQKELTPFALQAISILPQNQVWRPPNKIRGKVIGLAKHDNKLLVFEVLDDQGNLKGWCPIGGGIEFGEKAEDALIREINEELKCNVTITGKPIVYENIFEHHGSIGHEIIFAFPIKLSEENIYSNTRFQIREERGSTHWVEWIPIEEFEKSEAILFPSILINKLKELS
- a CDS encoding Fic family protein; translated protein: MPFLPKFNITNSITAALVKIERTRGFLEAARLSDEWIAKMQAKTLILEAHYTTHIEGTHLTLDQSEQLLTGHEIENADPEDVRELLNYKRAFDLVADYLGSGEPIREGLIREIHKRLVEGVRGNSATPGEYRKIQNYVANSKTKEIIYTPPSAFEVPLMMTELVEWLKTEQEINPVLIAGIAQFQLVHIHPFLDGNGRSARLLSTLYLYKTGYDFKRLFTISEYYDRDRSNYYKAIQSVRENDMDMTSWLEYFVNGLATQLQEVQNRGQQVMKLDILSIQHQLSKREKGALEQALDEKGFSIKEFQLLFPETSKRTLQRELKHLLEIGLLKVEGSTNDRRYMINL